The Engystomops pustulosus chromosome 9, aEngPut4.maternal, whole genome shotgun sequence genome includes a window with the following:
- the LOC140076436 gene encoding vomeronasal type-2 receptor 26-like, translated as MLLEDFYNFLSLVFTVDEINRNPKILPNVTLGYNVYDSYVDLFRTVQGAVRIFSGNTKQYPNYNCDNYTVLAAVIEGMASSFSIQYAKIFDIYKYPQISFMSQEPLQSNKLYFPYFYRTVPSEKTLYSAIVALLKIFGWLWVGIIYPDDDSSINALKIIKNMIVENGGCIEFIKLVPSINDFTPERIKDIEQTIVKSTANVILVYGSKNYVYYLELNVHISNIPGKVWIHTADSSFRMFNSINDTNVNGSLRFILQKNENPEFIKFIKQVNPSRFPSGNTFTTWWDELCENRCPFNPRNRNCTGVESGRKILYSHCNLRFTGMSYIVYNSVYTVAYALHEMYQEIPLSERLRDRNKLKFQDLKGWKLNKYLKKVNFTNPMGQDIFFSDGEISLVYDIYNAIYYPNLSINSIKIGSFNYHTPPGRQIILNKSAIVWENKFTKIPRSVCSESCLPGNRTSVRKGQPVCCYDCLPCPEGQISNQSDMAVCTKCPEDEWPNDQKTECIKKVIIYLSYEDPIGVVLTFIAVLFSALSAVVLGIFMKNRQTPIVKANNRDLSYLILLSLMISCLCCLIFIERPERATCFSRQAVFGITFAISVSSLLAKTLIVVIAFNATKPGKNLRKWVGAKVSKYIVFTFSCIQVFICIMWLFISPPSIYYNKQSEVARIIVECDKESAIAFYIILGYLCILASVCFIVAFFARKLPDTFNDAKLITFSMLVFFSVWSFFIPTYLSAKGTSTVAVEVFAILASSSGMLCSIFAPKCYIILVKPQKNRKNFVLKGTM; from the exons ATGCTCTTGGAAGACTTTTATAATTTCCTAAGTTTGGTGTTTACAGTGGATGAAATCAATCGTAACCCAAAAATTTTACCAAATGTGACATTGGGCTACAATGTGTATGACTCCTACGTGGACCTCTTCAGAACTGTACAAGGGGCAGTTCGCATCTTCTCAGGAAATACCAAGCAATATCCAAATTACAACTGTGATAATTACACTGTTCTTGCCGCTGTCATTGAAGGCATGGCATCCAGCTTCTCGATACAATATGCCAAAATATTTGATATCTATAAATACCCCCAG ATCAGCTTCATGTCACAAGAACCTTTACAGAGTAACAAgctttatttcccatacttctaTAGAACAGTTCCGAGTGAAAAAACCTTGTATTCTGCAATAGTAGCATTACTGAAGATTTTTGGCTGGTTGTGGGTTGGTATAATATATCCAGATGATGACAGCAGCATAAATGCTTTAAAGATTATTAAAAACATGATAGTGGAAAATGGAGGCTGCATTGAATTTATTAAGCTTGTACCTTCCATTAATGATTTTACCCCAGAAAGAATCAAAGACATTGAGCAAACAATTGTGAAATCAACTGCAAATGTTATACTTGTCTATGGATCCAAAAATTATGTGTATTACTTGGAGTTGAATGTTCACATATCCAACATACCTGGGAAAGTGTGGATCCATACCGCAGATTCCAGTTTCCGAATGTTTAACTCAATAAACGACACCAACGTCAATGGCTCTTTGAGGTTCATCTTACAGAAAAATGAGAACCCAGAATTCATCAAATTTATAAAACAAGTCAATCCAAGTAGATTCCCATCAGGAAATACATTTACGACATGGTGGGATGAATTATGTGAGAATCGTTGCCCATTCAACCCAAGGAACCGAAACTGCACAGGGGTGGAGAGCGGAAGGAAAATATTGTACTCACATTGTAACCTACGATTCACTGGCATgagttatattgtatataattcTGTGTATACAGTGGCCTACGCATTGCATGAAATGTATCAAGAGATACCACTGAGCGAAAGACTACGGGATAGAAATAAGCTCAAATTTCAAGATTTAAAAGGTTGGAag ttGAATAAATATCTCAAAAAAGTGAATTTCACAAACCCAATGGGGCAAGACATTTTCTTCAGCGATGGAGAAATATCACTTGTATATGATATTTATAATGCTATTTACTATCCCAACTTGtccataaattctataaaaattggaAGTTTCAATTACCACACCCCACCAGGAAGACAAATCATATTAAACAAATCTGCTATTGTTTGGGAAAATAAATTCACTAAG ATACCCCGATCTGTGTGCAGTGAAAGCTGCCTTCCAGGAAACAGAACATCGGTCAGGAAAGGACAACCAGTTTGCTGCTATGATTGTCTCCCGTGTCCAGAAGGACAAATTTCCAACCAATCAG ACATGGCTGTTTGTACCAAGTGCCCTGAGGATGAATGGCCCAATGACCAGAAGACAGAATGTATCAAGAAAGTAATAATATACTTGTCTTATGAAGACCCCATCGGAGTTGTACTGACTTTCATTGCTGTTTTATTCTCTGCATTGTCTGCTGTAGTTCTTGGGATATTTATGAAGAATCGTCAGACGCCAATAGTCAAAGCCAACAATCGGGACCTCAGTTACCTTAttttgttatctctgatgatttcATGCCTTTGTTGTCTGATTTTTATTGAACGTCCAGAAAGGGCGACCTGTTTTTCACGGCAAGCAGTTTTTGGAATCACATTTGCCATCTCTGTATCATCACTTCTAGCTAAAACACTGATTGTAGTCATAGCTTTCAATGCCACCAAGCCTGGAAAAAACTTAAGGAAGTGGGTGGGGGCCAAAGTTTCTAAATATATTGTCTTCACTTTTTCATGCATTCAGGTTTTTATATGCATTATGTGGTTATTCATATCACCCCCTTCCATCTATTATAACAAACAGTCAGAAGTAGCAAGGATTATAGTTGAGTGTGATAAGGAATCAGCCATAGCATTTTACATAATATTGGGTTATTTGTGCATTTTGGCATCTGTTTGTTTTATTGTTGCCTTTTTTGCCAGAAAACTACCGGACACTTTTAATGATGCTAAATTGATAACTTTTAGTATGTTGGTTTTTTTTAGTGTTTGGTCTTTCTTCATTCCGACATATCTCAGTGCTAAAGGGACATCTACAGTAGCTGTTGAGGTATTTGCCATCTTGGCCTCTAGTTCTGGGATGTTATGTTCTATATTTGCACCAAAGTGTTATATCATTCTGGTAAAGCCTCAGAAAAACAGGAAAAACTTTGTTTTAAAAGGAACTATGTAA